Proteins from a genomic interval of Neodiprion lecontei isolate iyNeoLeco1 chromosome 2, iyNeoLeco1.1, whole genome shotgun sequence:
- the LOC124292998 gene encoding putative nuclease HARBI1, with translation MMRTYGAHHLSGGLWNSIIIEENEELGQLGFDQAELFAVRATILTLHRLRLVNTLSAVKVKIFFTVQQSSIGDAGYPLEPWLLTPLANFPEDTRQHQYTQQLCKARSVVERFFGVFKSVWRCLSYQRVLMYEPAFAAKIVNACAVLHNMRVQLRLNNEDDEQLAPIAHPVENDVDPMAQRIQQQIMRERFPNFRDAEK, from the exons ATGATGCGTACATATGGAGCACATCACCTATCCGGAGGGCTATGGAATTCCATTATAATCGAGGAGAACGAAGAACTTGGCCAATTG GGTTTTGACCAAGCGGAGTTgtt CGCAGTCAGAGCCACAATACTAACACTACATCGACTGCGCTTGGTTAACACCTTAAGCGCAgtcaaagtgaaaatatttttcactgttcAGCAAAGCAGCATAG GTGATGCTGGATATCCGTTGGAGCCTTGGCTGTTAACACCTCTGGCCAATTTTCCTGAAGATACGCGACAACATCAATATACACAACAACTATGTAAGGCTAGAAGCGTCGTCGAGCGGTTTTTTGGAGTTTTTAAATCTGTATGGAGATGCTTGTCATACCAGCGAGTCTTGATGTACGAACCAGCGTTCGCAGCGAAAATTGTTAATGCGTGTGCAGTACTGCACAACATGAGAGTGCAACTACGATTAAACAATGAAGATGACGAACAACTAGCACCGATAGCTCATCCCGTAGAGAATGATGTTGATCCGA TGGCTCAACGAATTCAACAACAAATTATGAGAGAAAGATTTCCCAACTTCCGTGATGCGGAAAAATAG